The sequence CAAGTCAAAGTTGATAACATGCATAACATGACGGATATCCAGGCCACGAGCAGAAATGCCGGTAGCAACCATGATGGGGCAAACACCAGTTCGGAATGCACGGCTGTCATTTTCTCGTCAGAACGATCATGCCTTTAAAAGAGTCAAGAGGAGCATACATAGCGTCTTCACGCTCACGCTGAGTGCGATCAGAGTGGATAGAAGTACTTGGAAGACCATTGTTAAATAAAAAATCATCCAGCAAATCTGCCTGCTGCTTGTTGTTGACAAAGACTAAGGTACGAGACGGCGGGATAGACAGAATCAAGTCGTAGAgagccttcttcttcttatcatCTTCGGTGTAGATGACCTTACAGGTGTCAACAGGTGTCAGATGATCCATATAGTGTGGTTTGGAAAGGAATATATAACATACTTGCTGGGTGACATTCAGGTGAGAACTCCCAGCACGACCAATGCGGATACGGACATGATCAATGGAAAGGAAACGACGAGCGACTTGGCGACATTCTTTGTTGAACGTAGCAGAAAACATCATGTAGCAATGGTCTGCATCCTCGTTGACATCTAAAATCAGTGTTAGAATTTTCCTTTGGCTTTTCTCACAAAGATTAAATTGAGACACCTACCTCCACCAGACATGATCTGGGTGAATTCACGCTCCCAGTTAGAGTGCAACATTTCGTCTGCTTCATCGATGATAGTATACTTGACGCGATGGAGGGACAGCAGGCTGTTCCTGCCCATAAAATCCAAGATTCTTCCTGGAGTTCCAATAAGAATATCACATCCCTTGTGCAAATCGATGCGCTGCTCACGAGCAGGAGCACCGCCATAAATGACGCAGGGACGAAGCATGGAGCGATAGCAAAGGCGACGAGCTTCATCGAAAATTTGAGTTGCCAACTCGCGTGTCGGCGCAACAATTAGGACAAGCGGTTCTGCACGAACGGAGTCGACACTTTCATTGAAACCATTGGTAAGGTCTGGACGTGCGGCAGCAAGTTTTTTCGCCTTTCCCATCAGCTTGGAAAGAACCGGAATCAAAAAAGCTGCAGTTTTGCCGGAGCCTAGAAACGATTATAATGAGCAAGCTAAACGTTTTAAACGAGAGGAATTATCAATAGCAGCCGTACCGGTTTGAGCCACAGCAATCAAATCATAGCCGTTCATGACAGCTGGAATAGAGTAGGCCTGAACCGGAGTAGGGACCTCATAGCCACAAAGTTTCACGTTTTCAAGCAAGACTGGGTGAAGTCCGGCATCGTCGAACTGAGCCTATGTCAGTTTTGCCATGCAGGAAAATGGACACGATCACTTCGAAAACCTACACTCTTGATAGGGTTAGGCTGATGAGTAGTCTCAGCGGTAACCTTGATCTCACGCAAACTAAGGGTTTCAGTTTGAGCCAAGGGCATTTCCTTTGAAAAGACTCAAAGTGACTTACTTCTCGAAAAGGTTGCCAGCGCGGTTGGTATACTCATCACGGAAGAGCAtctgttcaagttcttcGTTTCGCGGGCCCACATCGCCATATTCGTCTTTCCATTCGTACTTGGCGGCAGTCGAAGCCCAAGTAGGTGCCTCATATTCTCCGCTTGTCGCACCGCCAGTGAGCGGACTAGCATTGTAAGTCGCGTAATTATAGTGCTGAGGTTCGGCCCAGCCCTTTTCGCGAGCCAAAGCGGCCGCCTCGGAATTCATGTTTCCGTTGAACTTTGGAGCGTCGGCCATTCCCTTGGCCTCCATGCGAGGAGACCCGGATTCAGTAGCTGCCATCTCGCTAAAGACTTCAAGTCAGCGCCCAAAAGGTCGAATAGTAGTGTCAAGGTAGGCGATGAggttagaaagagagagtcTAAGCAGCAGGATATATTAAAACCTCAAAAAGCTGGAAGGTTTGTCTAAGGGATGAGGGCTATAAAAACCAAAAGatggaggggaaaaaaagaaagagagagtagatgcttttaAGAAGAGAGGAGATGAAGAGGAAAGATTCACTTTAAATAGAGACGAAACTCACTTGAGAAGAACGGACGAGATTCGCTCTAAAGCTGCGACGAAAATCACTTGAGAAGAACTGACAATATTCACTGTGAAAGTTACGACGAAAAGTCACTTGAAGGaaacagacaagattcaCTCAAAAGCTGCGACGAAAGTCAATTGAGAAGAATTGACAACATTCACTTCAAATGTAGAGGCACGACTCAAAGAATAGAGACAAAATTCACTTGAAAAGCAAAGACAGGATTCACTCCAAAAGTAGAGACGAAACTCACCTTGAAAATACAGACAAGAGAAGCCCCTGCGCAGACAAGAAGCAGTGTTGTGTTGGACCTGCCAGAGAAAAATAAAGTGAAACAGTCAGAGATAGGGTTAGAAAGTTGAAAAGTGAGTTAATGAAAAAGAGCTCCTGGTGAAGAAGCTCAGCAGCAAAACTCACTCAGCACCAAGTATGGGCAGTGAATGTTGAGACGATAGCAAACACCGTGTGAGAGGTGTCTATCTAAGGACTGCTGATGGCGAGAAGCTCAAAGACCAACCCAAAGTGATCACAGCAAAAGCCTCTCTTTTGCAAGCTAAAAAAAGTGTTTCAAGATacaaagaaaagagaggaagGACAAGATCCAGCGTCCAGGTTTTGACCTTAGTATTGGTCTGGGTCTTGTTGTGGGTTCTCTGTAGACACGTTGTTCATGGGAAACCGGGGCGACAGGAACACAACAGGAGCATGTGATATAAACAGGCAGAGTAGAGGGTGTTTTAACAAAGAGAAGCAAGAAATGAACGGTGCATATCTTTCACGACTGCTGGGTGACTTTCGGTTGGCTCACTCCAATATCCTAATGTCAGCAGCCGACTGGCATGAAGGAGGATACCAGTAAACTTCCCAGAAACAACACAGAGTGAACTAgatggagagaagaggaataATATAACGAAGAAGCCCAGAGATTCACgcaaagaagaggaagaagcatATCAGGATATCAGTCTCGTGGAGCGTGAGGGGCGGGGCATTCCCATTTAGGTAATACATTCCGCCGTGAGGTGGACGACGAGATAGTAGTACACTGTGGGAGAGCTCCATTCACCACAACTCAAAAAGGCAGCCAACAACCGGCCATCTGCAGCATCCATACACTCCATGGAATGGAGGAAATAGCCAGCATGCATACCAGCCTTGTGGGGTAACGACCTGTCAAATCTCTAGTACACAAAGCAGTCTGGGCTACTCGGCTGAGCGTGAAAGACATTCAGGTTTCTATTTAGCTATACCGGCAGTATGACGCTGAGCCCGATGAAGGACAGAGAGCAGGCTCAAGGGTATCGAACGGGCCTGGCACAATAGCACCGAAGAGGAGATTCGGAGCGATAAAAAGCACGGATATATTGCCGGTATCCCATCGAAAGACCTGGTGCAGCACTCAACCTGAAGACATTAGGTTGGGCAACGGCCTTTCATATGTCATATGTCCCGGGAGAGAGGAACGGTATATAACTCCCAGGACCTGAAGATCAAATCCCAGGCAGACTGTTGACATGATTTGTTGTTTAGTCGTGCCCAGACATCTTCATGCTACCTTGTCTGGCAATTATATCTGAATATATGTATAAACTTGGCTGTTGACGACGCCTGCAGAGCTCCCTGAGAAGCCCCCGAGAGGAAATCGCGCATTTTTAGGTTGGATGCTCGGGGCCTACCCAGGGGTTGGCACAAAATTG is a genomic window of Coccidioides posadasii str. Silveira chromosome 3, complete sequence containing:
- a CDS encoding uncharacterized protein (EggNog:ENOG410PFY4~COG:A~BUSCO:4106at33183); its protein translation is MAATESGSPRMEAKGMADAPKFNGNMNSEAAALAREKGWAEPQHYNYATYNASPLTGGATSGEYEAPTWASTAAKYEWKDEYGDVGPRNEELEQMLFRDEYTNRAGNLFENLREIKVTAETTHQPNPIKSFDDAGLHPVLLENVKLCGYEVPTPVQAYSIPAVMNGYDLIAVAQTGSGKTAAFLIPVLSKLMGKAKKLAAARPDLTNGFNESVDSVRAEPLVLIVAPTRELATQIFDEARRLCYRSMLRPCVIYGGAPAREQRIDLHKGCDILIGTPGRILDFMGRNSLLSLHRVKYTIIDEADEMLHSNWEREFTQIMSGGDVNEDADHCYMMFSATFNKECRQVARRFLSIDHVRIRIGRAGSSHLNVTQQVIYTEDDKKKKALYDLILSIPPSRTLVFVNNKQQADLLDDFLFNNGLPSTSIHSDRTQREREDAIRAFRTGVCPIMVATGISARGLDIRHVMHVINFDLPSVEHGGIDEYIHRIGRTARIGNEGLATSFYNDGRDSAIATDLVKVLLECKQQIPDFLEAYVPENGEVEWNDDTDGEDDDLDVAATDAAWGGENDGWDAPAAPAPVSKTDDWNAGNTGAAW